From the Lycorma delicatula isolate Av1 chromosome 4, ASM4794821v1, whole genome shotgun sequence genome, the window ttttatttgtttagtttatcactttattaaaaaaaaatttatttttttttaaatttacgtcaACCGTTAAATAATCGAGTTaaactatgtttatttatattttcgtttaaatttaatattattttggattttatttatttttattttattccaagaaCGTATTTTAGTTCAAATTAACTTTCTATGTTTAACCTTTCTTATAATAATAGCCAAtacatttgtaacattttatttatttagaaatatatttcttttaaacttttgatagttttaaattgtaatattataatagtagaACATGAATGTCGTAgtagaataattttctatttaagaataaatacatatttttatacataccgatgctaatttttttttaataaatatatttatatgtatacatatagcacatataaaataccaataaattaattattttacaagtaactataatattatataatattacatacaatatttcattgaaattactGTGTCATTTACATCGATAAAAGatgattttatacatacatatatatttattaaaccgCATATTTACAAAATCTTTGGTACAATAATGTAGTAACGAGTGGGAAATACGCATTATCATGACCTTTTTTAGCGATGTAGGAGTATTAATTGTACATCGGACTAAAATAGTCAAATTCTCAGCTAGTAAAAATGAAATGTCAGGGAGTGTCTCGAGGACGAAAATATTCATAAAGCGAATTCCTGGGTCACGATCGATTCCAAACTGCCACTTCGAGTTCTGGACTATCGGTATTCGTTAAATCAATTCATTTCAATAATCGAGTTTTGAAAAGGAGATGAAAAAATTGGTTGCGAAAGCAAATCTGAAATCAGACATGCTGTTAAAACAAAGTCCACAGTTTCTACGATGTGAAGGGAAATAAATGGAGAGGCTattcttttactgttttactAGAAACGACCGGTTCGTTCGGTCTCGAGCGTTATCGGTATTTGTAGACCGCAATACCGAATGTTGACTGCAAAATTTAGTACAAAGTTTTTAGGTTCGTTGAGGTGCTTAGGCACCCTTCTGTTGAAACTttatctacattttaaaaataaaataagttaattttttttttaattacaagaggCGCGTGCGTTGTACTCTTgggttcaaaattttataaaaatcgtacGATCTGTTTTTCAGAaacttaatacttaataaaaaattatcgtttaataTTTCCGTGAAGATTTCTTACAGGTGTTAAAATTATGTCcacaaacatattattattttatataacgacattttgaattatattatatattaatacattacgATTGGAAACGTCTCttgttatattaatgaaaataataattattaaacggaCAAGTTTAAACGCTCTCTGGCGTTTTACAAACgggtttttaattagaattaaaataaataatttatcaggttttatttttgtttcaatttattaagatgtttttaaaatatacttttaagacGCACTGATGTATTTATAAGTACGTCGCGTGATATTCAATTTAaagagattaaatataaaaagcgtACGCCCAACTTAGGAAAGGAATACCACTGATAAaacctcaaaaataattttctcagtacaaaaaaaaaaatcgatgcgATTacgaatcaaattaaaaatttatttaattagattaaataggTTAAATAAACTAAGccgtaagaaataaattaagcTATTTATTCGCTATTTAAATTccgtaaattttaatgttacataaGTAGATAGGGTGAAGGAAATATTTCACTGCATATCGCCCGAAGAAACGGATCCAGACTAAATCGCATTATTTGTAAACGACCCTAAATAGAAAATGATCTACGAAAATGAATATGTACACATGCGGGATAACTGAATCGTTTAAATTACGCCCGAAGAATTTAATAATCTCGGTACACCTAACACGCATCATGATAACACCCACTTATATTTAGTAGTccttaaagaattgaaaaacgaaaaaacatAACTTTGTTTGCTGACGAAATAAGTAAGTAATCGTCATAAACAATCTGTTCAGTTATACAAACGATGTAAATTAACTCGTAAATATTATTCCATAAGTGttcgtattttaattaataacttatcgGTTATAATATAAACTCATACATAATTACATTCtcgacaacaataataatatttataattatttcaatcgtaacattaacaacaataaattgacaaaacaaaatctaaataatacttaaatctacaaatatataTCACAgtaatcagcaaaaaaaaatctgtatgctcgcttactaaaaataatgtacagGCGACATCAACTTTATAAGAACTcgcattttacaataaataacccGTATATGTTTTAAACAGTATGATAAGTCGGTTATCATATGGAATCTTTATTTGTTCGTAAACTGAAATTATAAGTCTTCATACAAAGCaaataatggtaaattaaaataaaatatagcggaatttaagattgttttaattttgaaaaattctagtTATTTATCAGTATCTAGGTGTAGATGGACTGAGCTGTGGGTAAccgaagaaaatataaaagaatataataacaaACGATGAGAAGTTTATTTTTGCTAATGGTCTTCCCAGATCGACAGCTCACGTCCAACCTCACctactttattaaacattttctccgttgtttattttaattttctgcttgTAAAAATCTTATTTCCTCGAGTCTTTAAGCTTATATTTCCTCGAGTCTTTAAAAAGGACTCGAGgaaatataaatgtgtatatactcaaaaaaaaagaaaaaaaatatatatatatattttgagtcGGTTTTGTTATATTACACAATAGaactattttattctatatattaaatACTGTAAACGATAAACGAGTATATGAAATTTCAATACGATAAGACTTTGGTATTGTGATTGGAATTTTATGAGGAATGTCcgaaggtttattttttaagagcAGGCGCACTCGAGAACCCTCATATTTTTCCACGTGGATACCTTAAGAACGGTAGGGTCGTCTTCGTCCAAATGTAATATCTCTAAATCCGCTAGTTTACTCGGTGCACAGCAAGGTCTTGGAGCCCGTTGACGATCCTGTTTCCATATGAGACTCTGAAGAAGGGCGTGATGGTGCGCAGGATTGTAACGTGCGGGACATCGACCTTTACAATAACCGGCGTCAAAACTATACGgttgaataataaattcaaagcCCGGCAAATCTTTAAAAACGACATCCATCGTGTGTCTACAGCATCTTTTTCTATGATTGTCTTTATAACAGTCGGTACGCGACGAGCGTTTCTTTCTTAAACCGGTATTCTCTCGAGTTATTATATTAAGATTAGGACCCGATGAAGATGCGATATCTCTCGGGTATAAACATCTACGACACGTTAATTCTACTCCTATGTGATTGCTGCCTTCTGTTAAACGGGTACGCACAGCGTCTGTCAAATCCAACTCTGTCCATTTCGGAAATTTTGACGGTCCGACTTTTCGACTTATTAAAGAAGACGGTACGAACCGTGTGCTTCCTAATATCCTGACACCGATTCTTGTACCTCCTTCGACTAGAATTCTTAACGTCGCTTGTTGCACCTCACTATCTTTGACTTTTTCCAACGAAAACCGAAGACGTCGATCCACCATCTCATCcgctgaaaacaaaaataaaaattaagttaataccGATTTCATTAGCTTAACGAGTatatacaatttacatttatataacaaaaattatctaaaaagatACGGTTCagctattttaagaaatattggcATTTTTCtgcttaaatatgaaataatttcataggGAGGGGGAAATTAAACGAATCAATTTTTCCCCTTCTTATCGAATCAGAAGCCGGCAGAAGACGTATTCAGTCGATTTATAGGggcgaaaaaaataaaataataatgctgtaaattattgaatataatcaTCGACTCAACGTGTAcgattatattaaaatctatagatatttaattaagttaccGTTGATTACAGATTTACAAAAGGACTGATTAATGCCGATCGGTCGAATTCGCTTaacaattttaactgttaaataactGTATATTGTTAATAGTTAGTGAAGAATTTTACACTTAATCGGTATCGAGGTACGAAACTCGCGCTTTCtcaatttttactgaatttttttcaggTGATCGGAAATAACGAATGTTTTCCTACGTTAAACATTTATTACCTCATCCAACTCGTATCGGGTCTTTTAGTCCTTCGTAAACCATCCGCTTGCTATAGTTTAACGGTAAAGACTTGTGAATATTTTGATGTGAACGTTTATCAACGCCCTATAGTCAAATCCCGTTATAAACTCACGTAGCACAAATTTATGTCGGcctgaataaaagaaaaagaatgatgCCCAGGAATTCGGAAATATTTACTATAACTTGCGCGGTATACCTTTTTCGATCGGTTCGAAGCATATAATAATTAGCttcataataaagataaaagtcAATCCCGCCTACTTTTCGGTTTATCTATTTGATTACaacgattattattaaaaagtaaataaaaaaaagacctatggaaaaaatagctttttttaacCGCTTTTTAACCTAACAAAATCTCTCagaaatgattgtaaaaatattcttaattaatcaTCTAATAgcgtatattttttcattgtctTCTCccatttttttgaggttttttgaaATACTGAAACAGTTTTCCATTTATTAGtcgcttaaaaaataatacgtttaaaaaatgtttaaacgtgAATTATGACTGACTGAATTtgctattaattgaaaaatttacgaTAACCCAAAAACCTTTGTACAAAAAGGCCAAATTTCACAATGACAATAAGAAAACGTTAATTATTATTACGCAGTTAATCGGCtccctgtttttaattttattatgcgtTCCGTAAGAGTTATATTACTTAAGATAATATATCcgaaagtaaaaacattttactttattatgaacCGAGTTACTGCATTTCAAATTCATCGGCAAAGGTAAAGCACATCAAATATAAAGaccgataaaattaaaatcatgcatttcagtaataaaattatttattagaagaaaatttcttttactttttttattcgcTTAAAATACatagcaaaataacaaaatataaatttagaatgcaaacttaatataagataataattattagattaaaaaatctatGTACATGCAGTAGATAGTAATTGTTCAAAAGGCTAAAAAGAAGCGTGGCATAACGTGGATTGGATAGAAAATTGACCGTTAAGAAGGGAAGAGGGGTTAATGTCATACAAACTTATTCGTTTTGTtgacaaaacagtttttttacacgactgcccaaaaaggagtgtaatgtttttagggtgtatgtatgaatgtgtatatgtagGTATATTTGTTCCATCACAGCATTTCAACGGccaaaccgatttagatatatgaccccgcaTTAGAATCCGTACGTTACGGGTAGTTCGAATAACTCTGCCTAAGTGCACCTTCAAAattattcagaacttatgccGCTGGATCGTTAATGTCTTTTAATAAAGTCCTAGATACAAtctcacttatttaaatattatattatcgaatttaaaaatggtgtatatatacaatatttacgtttaaagaatattaatgtattaatatttagtttcacattttaagttacatattttacCGTTTGATTTACACTAACAATACTATTAAGAAGacgaaatatataatataaaatagcttTTCAACTCAActagataaacaaatttatatgctttacgtaattaagaagaaaggagttaaatagtttatttatcattaataaggaggacatgaaactgaacaacggggagtgtcgtaggctatataaatatgtttatatgtatgtttaattgtaactacaaggccaaaaaaatttatatacgattctaaatggataatcaatAGTGTTTTCAGTATCgattatttgtatcgaaaatagttgtgttttgagatctgctacgatattgaattaattaattacggtagtaaaatttattattttattttataattattattgctgttgtaatttattatttataaacatttaacaaaaaatcatatacttttttgacaggcagtatgttcgatcatgtaagcattctttattgctaaatattaactaataatccctttcttttgttaataaaataaaataaataagattaataaataaatacagattaattaagaaagataagattaattaataaataagtaaaaaaaatacaaatataaaatataaataaaaataatcttagcatatttctgaatagtaattatcctatattaaagaaccaTCGActgcattaaaagatttttgttgagggacaaaattttcttatcgatgtaagacctggggAAACTAGACGAcattaaatgcctgctatttctacaacatgaaaaatatatttaaacaaattaaaattgtctgaaaGCTGATCGGTCGCccgctattttatttaataaaatactgcataacgatgtttatcCTGTATTCCCGtaccttgatttcttttttttagttcgatttacttttttttttgccctcgtgttttttaatttttataattgtatgatAATTGTATAATTGTATCATTTCTTATTATAACGTTAAATGACGAAGAgcgttttacacacacacacacgcgcacgcgcgcaaaATGAGTTATTACTTTAAATACTATTTCTTATCTATTTCTCGGAAGGgtatccaatttaaaaaatattttacataaacattttttcgaAATACCAAGTTTAAttccttacatttaaatattttaccaaaatgcAGCCCCAGCAAGTAAATCCTAAAAACTATTTCCGTGGATGACAGCTcccatttgaaatttcaaaaatattctattcaaGTAATTGAAACTTTAATTCgctttaattttcatcttttcatCACTTAAAATTTGCTATTTAAATTGTATCCTCGGCTAGCAAATCATAAAAATCctatttttccaaaaatgattgttttcactattttctaaaattttagtcGATAacgtataaagaaatttattctgaaaaagttCCTTTTATTAATTCGTCAAGTAAAACTTCGCAGTAACAGgcaaatatatttgataaattcgatttttaaaaaacgttaaagaaatattgaattttaatcgaaaaaaactttaattttaatcgtcTATAAAAAGCTCGACTTTGAAATTTAGCTTTCacattgtaattttataacgatgtaaaagtttatttgttattttttaatattttatttattcattttatatcttgTAAAATCTATTACGCAAATATGTTAATACTTAATGCACTGCGATATTAATGTATTCTTATCtctgtaaaatattatctaaaaagtGTAAAACGACAAAGAGAAGTAAGTTCGATATAGTATGTTAGGATATATTACCGAAAGCTTGTTTATATTGCCATGGAGTCGTTAATTATTTAGTTGCGTATAGTGTCGTCTGTcgaaaagaaaaatttggtttCTAATACACgtaataataagtattttctttttttctatgtatTAATAACAGCGGATTTAAATCGAACGCATCAAGATAAATTTTATGGCACTTATaggaatttttagattttttaaatataataatttacttggACGTTTTACAGGATGCGCGTGTGCGTGTAAGTCGgtctagaaaatttatattttttgtataattttgtttacttttgttttatttttataaagaactagatgtaaaaagaaagaagttaaaaCAGAAGTTAAAATGACTTTATAATACTAGAAATAGTATGAAGATAAGCTagcgataataataaataagcatttttagaaaaaagtatattcaaGTCGATCTTACCGTGCCCGATCCGATCACGTTCTGTTCTAATTATAGAGCGGTTTTACTCTTTAAATTGACTCCATAacgaacaaattttattttattaacgtactaaactgaaaaatgtatatttgtatgtacatGCGCGTTCGTTCTGGTAAGTCcttctatttataataatcagaatttgttacctgttttctttttaaagaaaaataaaattataaaatattaccgataaaaaaagaaagaaatttgttttttaatcggcACTCGGTTCAGCTCTTATCTGTTACGTCTTAGACGGTCTTTGGATAACTCGTATCGATATGAgccgatttaataaaaatacacaccGGTACTAAAAATAATTCCACGCGCTGAGTCATGGGAGCGTTAGCGGTATAATACGCTCGATAAGCAATCATTTCACTGTTTATTTACGGGATTGTAAACCCGTTTATTTAGTCTCACCGGaaactgttaatattttgaaatctaagaaaatcaaaataagtttattttttccgaAATTATCGACACGCATACAAGATAAAGGGAACTTTTCTTTCGATGAAAGTAAAGTTTTACGGtaggatatttaataaatagataaaattacttGCCGACCGTTCTGCTATAATTCATATCGAtgttaataaatactgtaatagcATATCATTGTAATTCTATAATAAGCATGAAACTATGAGATGGAGGGGTAGTTACAGATCCCGATTTTAGAGTGGCAGAAAAATAAACGTTCTCCTCAAACCGTTTGTTTGACCAAGTTTCATGTAAAATGGTAGGAATTCCGTTTTTTGCTGTTTTTCCGAAATGTTACCTACggaaattttataagaaagccgATTTAAtgatcatttcattaaaaaaaaggtaattttaaggTTTTACCTTCGAATTTAAAACCATCTGCTTTTTTCCCCTAAGAGTGGTCAAAACCGGAATTTTTAAAACaggaagtttttttaatataaattattattaaaaatataagagagttttactatttttttaataaattataaattttaaaaagtaaagtacacggaaaatcctaaatttcaagGCCAACCGACTTCCAGGCTCCTTAAATGACATTTAGCTTCTATCTAAGATTCGATACTTTACATTACGATCGTCGGGAAATTTCCATCGGTACAAGGAGAAAATTACTACCCCGATTACGGTCACCGGTTAAAGAATAACGACTAGCTATTGATTTATTGGCTGGATTAAGTTTaacgaacatttttataaaatgaaaataaaagaaacataaacgatttttatttcaactgaaataaattaaaattgttcgaTTTACTCTTTCGGGACAGATTTTAGgtaagaagaaattattaaaatttgaaaaaaaatgttgaagaaaacattttatggaatttttatcGACGGTTCCTTATGAAAATCGACAATAACTGGTAGTCGAAGAAGGCAGGAAAGTTCAGATCGTATGTAAGTTTAGTGAAATTGTTTTCAGAAATttgttacacaatttttcctaatttccaaaatattattttgaactgTAATCCTCTTGATACAGCTTACTTTTCtatctgtgattttttttctgaaatttcaatattaaaatatgaaattaaaaaagcatttaacTATGATCACGTCGTACATGCTACGcgtatatatcatatttaaatttaataaatctagaaATGACCTtcgttcaaaaattgttttaattttattaaatatattattttatattaaaatacatgtactaattttatgttttccttaAATTGCATACATCGCCAAACTTTGAAAATCacacgtaataatttttaatacgcaTTTGTCGaacattatgtttaatttttagtttacattagtctcgtatataaatttaacagtgaACTAGTGTAGGTAGGTGTAGAAAACGTGTGTCTAATATTAGCCGTCTCAAAACTAAATATAACTAAAGCCAACTATAACAGGAAATTTGACTCTTAATcgaaagttttattattgaaattaaaactttatttagaccaagattaaattttttttgtgacgttagTCATTCATCACTATTtctactcaaaaaaattaatcgtatatGTACGTAGGCGTATGTACAGTGTGTGACTTTAGGGATTTttcagcttttaaaaaatttaaataatcggtttgttaaatttaaataaccggTTTACAGGTAATCGGtttgaaaactaaatttacacTAAATTTTCTCAATCCGTTGTgcgattggtttttattttactgaatttccaaacttatttcattcttcaaagaaaaataatacgtaatagtttcagattttacttttttgggaAAGGCGTAAAGTGTGGCATTATTATCAGCTTTGTTGTAGGCTACCCTTTTCAAACTAACACGTAGACAGAAGGACGCATAAACTTTATTCCTGTACTTACTGTTTAGCGGGTGGTGCCGAggaattttaaaggaatttattatCTAGATACGTCATAAAAATAcctatgttaaaaaataagtacaacacGAGGAGTCCTTTGTACCGGATCGCAAAGCCGACCAGCCACAGGCCGTTCGGTGAACTGAACTTATTTATATGAATCTGGGACGTAACATTTTCTCGTGACGAATAGACGACTGCAGAATTTGTTGTGCGTGATATCTTTCAATTATATTACGTAActtatgttttaattatgtatttcgcaatatttattattatttacaacactCAGAAACACTACGCATTACGTATATCGcataaagttaacttttttaacgTATACGTTGTTTAAAGTTACTGTATCCATTTAAAATCGTTATTAAATGCATTAACGTCAACTTTTGTAGGTTCGTAATTACGAGACGTCACGATTTATTAAACATCGATTCTAtcgaattaaaataatacatcagTATACCTCTTAAATGTGATAATAAACACCTCGAGTTACGAATAAAAATATCGtctattaacattattttggtATTCTCTGATGAGATCGGCCATTAATCTTAATTAATGGCCAACCGAATCGTATAGATACAATAAAAGCGACTGTACCACTCTGTAAGATTCTATCTTTCGGCATAATGTAAACGGAAGTGCTGTTTCATCGTCTGAATAAACGGTACACGTTTTATCATACTATGATCAAAGGATCATcgcaaaaaaatacaattttttaaaacagtcactgaaaaaaataaaagcaggtGATCTCACACCTTCTTCGGTTACGCTACAGGAAGTTCGTTTGAATGAGTATGTCTTTgaattggtttattaattttttatttaattttgtttatagattCCTTTCTACCGATTTTGATGGATTTTTATACAGAACGGATCGCTCCAGTAACAGCTCGACATCGCATTATGAACTCCTTCcgacaaatgttttaatatttttgcgaCAGATAATTTGAAGTACTTTTAATTGAGGGAAGTGAATTCTTCgcaatgattattacaaaattgccACCGCATGCAAAACATATTCGtcaaaattcagtatttaatgccaaaataaacatttgtggaaattttatttttgtgttttaggatagtaacttttttttttactacaattaaaGAGCGACTACGAATGTAAAACAAAAAGGTATTTCGCCTTGTATTATATTAACAGGGAGTTTTACTTTATGTGAGGgttcgaataataataatattaacaattatttatatttagtgaaAGGTGAAACTgcggttaatattaattttttaaggtagtTCTCTCTTGCCGTGGAAATCCAGACCCTAGGCGGAAATCGAACCAGAGACTTTATTCAGTCAGTGACGCTTCTGACTGAGCCATCGAGGAGGTTAATAcctaaaataagaatatttatacaatttacatataaatatgaaCCGCCTCAAACATTAATAAGACGCTTATTCCCAACTTAGCCGTTGCTGGTTTTTTGTCACTGCCTatagtacaaaatttttttcttattgagtGGGGTCATTATATTACTTCATTTACCGTACAAATGGAGGTATCAGTTCTACCCATCTGTCTCATGGGGTGTATCGCCTGAAGCTCATTAGACACTTCTTAAGAATCGATTTTTCTTGCGAAACAACAATTCTCCCAACCAACTATACAAATAAGAATTAATccgaaatttttataaagttaaaaaaatgggtTAATAAGATTGCAATTTAATTAAGTAACCGAGATAAtgttatttccttcttttttatataatttttggatgTATCAATGTCGTCGTTTGTTGTATCAGGGTCGTTCAATGGCAAACTCTAACTGTATgtaccttttatttaattttgtttataaatcgaatcttttctctttttaaaagtaGGATCAACTTTTCATATTTATCCTCAATCTCTACCTTACATTTTCCAGTACGTTGCTTCCCGAGTCGTTCAGTAcactgaaaaaatcaatttctcaGAAGACAACCTGGCCTAAACGTCTGGATCGAGCGATATAAGGAACGTATATGACAATCCAGCTTCCTTTTCGTTTTCCAAACAGGAACGTTGTCATAATAAATTAGTTctacatgtattttatttctattaaaatacatctatctaataagtaaataaataaaaaggtaaaccGATAGAGAATAGAGAAATATTTAACATGAATAGAGAAATATTAGACAGTAGTTCACCACAACGGTTCACTGAATGCAGTTGATTTTTCAACGAATAACATTAAGTCAAAAAGTACTTACAGAAGCCCGGAAAATTTTTCAGGTTTCCAAAATAGAGTAAtccttaaaattgaattaaacctgttgatttttaaacagataaaatttattatgtcgAGTACTGtacctaataaaaaaagttattttattaaataaacatgtttttacctgttggcgtAATTGTGTGCAAGTTAACACCGGACTGTCTTTCCATGTACACTCCGAACATCCTCCCGAATTCTTCTTGACTAACGTTCATCTGCAACATCATAGTCCACCGTCAGTCACACcgctgtaataaaaataaaataaagtaatctaaaattttgttatcatCGT encodes:
- the mav gene encoding TGF-beta domain-containing family member maverick isoform X2; translation: MMLQMNVSQEEFGRMFGVYMERQSGVNLHTITPTADEMVDRRLRFSLEKVKDSEVQQATLRILVEGGTRIGVRILGSTRFVPSSLISRKVGPSKFPKWTELDLTDAVRTRLTEGSNHIGVELTCRRCLYPRDIASSSGPNLNIITRENTGLRKKRSSRTDCYKDNHRKRCCRHTMDVVFKDLPGFEFIIQPYSFDAGYCKGRCPARYNPAHHHALLQSLIWKQDRQRAPRPCCAPSKLADLEILHLDEDDPTVLKVSTWKNMRVLECACS
- the mav gene encoding TGF-beta domain-containing family member maverick isoform X1, whose protein sequence is MGLCIQLSFSLLLLASATTASSGSDLQLTQLREYVLQGLNLSRIPDVSKMNVSQEEFGRMFGVYMERQSGVNLHTITPTADEMVDRRLRFSLEKVKDSEVQQATLRILVEGGTRIGVRILGSTRFVPSSLISRKVGPSKFPKWTELDLTDAVRTRLTEGSNHIGVELTCRRCLYPRDIASSSGPNLNIITRENTGLRKKRSSRTDCYKDNHRKRCCRHTMDVVFKDLPGFEFIIQPYSFDAGYCKGRCPARYNPAHHHALLQSLIWKQDRQRAPRPCCAPSKLADLEILHLDEDDPTVLKVSTWKNMRVLECACS